DNA from Megachile rotundata isolate GNS110a chromosome 8, iyMegRotu1, whole genome shotgun sequence:
GTATTTTAGTAAGAAAATGATCTTTGCATACTCATTAGGGCCACTAAGATCACACTGCATGTTGCTACTGGGAATACTAAATTTAAGTATAGGAACACGCGCATTAAGAATTCTCTTTGCATTGGAAATTGTAGGTACACATGTGTTCAATATTGTATATACCATTTCTAAGAATTGTTGATGCTTTACTTTGCTATCAAAGCATATGTTGTTCGTCAAATAATGTAACTTCTGTGCCTAAAACGAAAATTCACTTAAACcagtttctataaaaatttataatgacaCTAATAATACAAATGTATGAAAATTTACACTCTCATTCTTAGTACCGCTAACTGAGCATACTAAATCCAGATCACAACCTCTCTGACCGAAACCATTTACACTGGAGCCAAATGGCAGaacatttatattacaaaataatctaTTTACATAATACGTAAGTTCAGCGGCAGTAAAAAATCTTAATCGAATATCTACttctgaaaatttcaatgaaTGGTACAGTGCCACCATTTGCCCATCtatctataaaataaaacatatttgaTTACTGTTAACCATAAAATTAATCTGAATAATATACCAGTATATTAcagatttaatttcttttaatttcttcacAATATCTGTCCGTTTCGGAATGGTAAATGTTTTGTAGTATGTAATAGTCGCTGATGATTTTTGTTCCTCAGATTTGTCTGCATAATACCTATATATCGGTGATACCATACCGATAGTTTGAAAACTTTTTACTTCGCTAGTCATACTGTTCTTAAGCTTCAATATAGAAGCataattgtcaaattctattaACATGAAACACTGAAACAAGCAACATTTCAACCTATATAACAGTTACGTATTTACTTTCGTAAGCTTTAGATTTAAACTAAAACTTATAAAAAGATTTATTTACCTCatcatttattgtattataaggAAACGCTTTTATAACCTGTCCATAAGATGCACAACACTGACGAGCAGCATCAATAGCTTCAAACGAATTTAACTTTATTATGATGCTTTTCATTGCCTGATTCTGTCTCTCTGTGATCATTCTATGAAATGCATCACCGTATATTGAGCCCTTAACTGTAAAACATATTTCATTCTTTAATGTTTGTCAACAATAAACAATATGAAATATGCATTAAAACTacgtaaataaaaagaataaaacattACTGTCGCTAAATTACATAACCTGTAAAAACATAACATGATCAGATTTTTCAGTAATTAAACATAGCAAGTAAAAAAGGTATAAAAGgaaattaacttaaaaaatatattttaagccAAAATGAAGAAACTAAATAATCATGgcaacaaaatacaaaaatatcagaGTCGAGGTTATAACACGAACGATAATTTTTAACCTACCATGATCGTTATTGCCTACTTTATGTTTATATTGCGATGTAAACCTTTTGACACTCGATACATTCTTAGAAGAAAATGTATTAAACAAAGAGCAAAAATTTACATTTGCACGATATACAAGAgccatatttatataaaatgttttcAGACGAAATCATAGTCCGCGGATGAAACACATGGTATACACGCAATGATAAACGTCCATAATCGGTAACTTATCATACGTAAAACTTATGTAGTACCGCGTGAAAATGTTTTTTCACAGATGTCTCAACGATGCTAAAAAGAACAAAATAttggaagaaataaattataattcgaaaaagaaaaatattttatataatttacttaTACGTACTTTCGATTACTGAAATTTTAATGGAATCAAATAATTCGATAATCGAGTCGATAATAAGTCGATAATTGATTTTTTCGATAAACTAGATTCGAAACTACAATTTGAATTTGACTTATATTTTCCGAATTTagttttaatatatgtatattttgtacTGTGCATAAAACAGGAATTTTACTTGAATCATTGAAAAACGAAAAGAAATCTCGCATCCCCTGAGACATAGTTCAGCGTCTAACACGGGCGATGACGTAAACGCAATCTGTCCTTTTCTTCTCCACGCGCGAAATCGTATTCCCTCTTTCGGTTTATTCTTTCTACCCCTTTTTCGCGAATATATTCAGCAATGGCTTTGAGATGCTCAAAACTAAATTTTCAATCGTgctgaatatttttcaaaattaataaatattttcgaaataCAGAAACACGAAGATAGCTTATGTACcaggtatttttattaattttattagaaaatatttgcaaacttcTCGTATAGATCAAGttccattaatttttaaatttcttctcGTTAACTCAAGCGGTATTTGCCGAAGTCTATGCAACTTATCAagtaactaaaataaaataaattccaaGGTACATCGATTtcgaaaattgcatttttaaaaaaagaTCTAGAGACAAAGACAAATGCTTTAGTGTCGCACTCTATCGGTTGATCGTTCAAATATTCCATAGGATCATTACAAATTCCTTCTCTCTGTTCTATCAAGATTCATTTTCCATCATTCCCCGAGGTACCACACATTTATCCTGCGTTGACCGAACAAAATATTATTCCATAGTATCCTCCTTCGATGTTCGTCTCGAAAGAAACCCTCGTTTTCGTTTTTGTCCCCGCTTTTCTCCAAATATATTCACTTTCGTCATCTTCTTTCCTACGCACACAGGATCGTTCTATCCTCGTTATTCCAGCTGGATGCATGTATCATCGTCTCCGTTCGGCTTCTCCCTCTCTTAGCGAGGTCCCTCTTGCTCTGTTCGCCACGGGAACACACAGGTAACAGGGACCGTGAAGAGAGGAACGAAGAACAGTGCAGTCTCGAGCCTCGCGTCGATCGTAACGCGTTTCTTCTTCGCATGCTCGACTGCTTCTTTTCCACGGCAGCGAATCGCCGGTAGACGTGTGGTGTGATGATAACGAAACGCGTGAGAAAAATACGTGAAAGAGATACATCGAAGATCCTCCGTACAGATTGGTGCATACTTTGAGACCGAACGATCAATGATAAATAACAGAAAATCTATCAAGAAGTTTGATAAGCAAACACCTCTAACAAGACACCTTTAACATCAAAGTTTATCCGATGGTTCACGATCGAAAACGAAGATATTTGCAAGGATGATCAACTGTACCGATAGATAAATCTCTTTTCTATGTAATAAATGATCGAGAGCTGGGAAGAATCGGTTTTGGAAAGATCATccaagatttggggatgtcgaCGTGTGCGAGGTGGACCTTATGGCCGGCGAGAACGCGTTTTCGACGCTATTCGATGGGTGTAATGTGCTACCGGAAGTGTTGATGATGAACGAGCCGGATCCACGAGGTAGATCGAACTGGTGATTCGACTTTACGAACCTGTCtggttattataaaaaattagtgATCGTTTGACTGTTTCTGTTCCGCGAACGTTGCACAAATTGTTCGGTTACAAAGGAAGATTTTTGCGGTGTTTGGATTAAATCGATAATCTGGTGATCCAACAGGTGAGCTGTaacgattattaaaattattctaaaacGATACATCCATTCGATTTATGAAGTCGATCAAGGTAAAATAAATGGTTTTCATTGAAGCCTTCGGGTTCAGAGTTTTTAATCACGTTGACAACCAAGATGGCGCAATATGTGGTTGCACGGAAAGACTGCGAAGATCACGTTGGCGGACGTTCAAGGGCGCCAGAAGGCGCCTGAAACGAGTTTTTCGAGGAATTTACCGTTAAAACAATCGGAAAATAACGATGGAATGAAAAATTACACACACTTTGGTCCTCCGTTTTCAAGGTCGTCGAAAGCGAACACGCGTGTTTCGTCAGAACCTTCGAACGTCGTTCACCTTGTGTTCGTAGGAAAATTTTCACTctcatttgaatatttttaagacTCGAAGATTTTGTTTATCTCCGACACTTTCCTGCAgcgatttcttttattattctaaAATTATCGAACACGTAACTTTGTTTTCAACACCTTCCTCGTATcgcgttattttattttaaaattctgttGATCGTTGAAGCCTTCCTGTCGCTACGtagttcaattttttattcttagcCTACAATATTCtgggatttttgaaatatgCATGTTGAAAACGTATCGTTCGTGTACTATGGTGCGATTTCGACCTCGAAGTCGACACCGTTCCAACAGACCGATGGAGAGGGTGTACATTCGAAAAAGCTGGTAGAGTCTGACAGCTGTGCGAGCAGCGTGGAACAAACCGTTTCCTTTCTCGAGCATGCGGAGACACGCACGGAAAACAGAGGGGCGAACAACCAACGGCTGAATGGGTATAACGTAGACTTCTAGTCAGTTTAATGAAACGATGTTATGCAACGGAACCACGCGAAAACGGGTACAAGGCTCGTGACGCTTGTTCATCCTCGTAGGTGGCACTGGTAACCAAATATGCAGGCGCCAAGGATCCTCCCCGCTCACGCGATCAACTGATTCCATTTTAATAACGATACACAACGGAAATTCTAATAACTTTTTAACGGGTTTAATACTATGTCGTATAAAAGTGACGATGGAAGTTACGATACTCAGCTCGGTGGAAGAATGTCGTAGCTATAAATGTTTACTGTCAATGCAGCATTGTTAATTAATTGTTCGAAAGATGCTTGTATCGCATACTGGTCTGTCCGCAGATTTCGTAACGACTCGAACGCGTATGATGGCTATATCTGTCTTGCGCGACAAAAGTTGCCGGTGACTTCAACGCCCAGTATGTCATGACGTGGGTATCTTACTGTACGCTTTTGATATCGCAATTTTCTACGTGATCCCTAGTAGACAGATTTATACGCTGTTATCGATTCGAAG
Protein-coding regions in this window:
- the MTPAP gene encoding mitochondrial poly(A) polymerase isoform X2, with protein sequence MSDECMECMSRKQPEYLLTSRELAACRYLRLTTHAKIVKGSIYGDAFHRMITERQNQAMKSIIIKLNSFEAIDAARQCCASYGQVIKAFPYNTINDECFMLIEFDNYASILKLKNSMTSEVKSFQTIGMVSPIYRYYADKSEEQKSSATITYYKTFTIPKRTDIVKKLKEIKSIDGQMVALYHSLKFSEVDIRLRFFTAAELTYYVNRLFCNINVLPFGSSVNGFGQRGCDLDLVCSVSGTKNESAQKLHYLTNNICFDSKVKHQQFLEMVYTILNTCVPTISNAKRILNARVPILKFSIPSSNMQCDLSGPNEVALYMSKLLYIFSEIDCRVKPLVCTIRKWAKNHRITREIPGQWITNFSLTLLIIFYLQRIEILPPIAVLTSAQNKSGWKVSSSLSLQSILRGFFQFYSNFDFSTQAISIWEGKTKIKLDVSPIYIQNPFNESLNVAKNINDIQLERLIHHFRDALNLLHYEECSILHLLKYDSNEQNSTTDDNTVQQNETAIEEIFDLTNSIEEKKVIKS
- the MTPAP gene encoding mitochondrial poly(A) polymerase isoform X3: MALVYRANVNFCSLFNTFSSKNVSSVKRFTSQYKHKVGNNDHVKGSIYGDAFHRMITERQNQAMKSIIIKLNSFEAIDAARQCCASYGQVIKAFPYNTINDECFMLIEFDNYASILKLKNSMTSEVKSFQTIGMVSPIYRYYADKSEEQKSSATITYYKTFTIPKRTDIVKKLKEIKSIDGQMVALYHSLKFSEVDIRLRFFTAAELTYYAQKLHYLTNNICFDSKVKHQQFLEMVYTILNTCVPTISNAKRILNARVPILKFSIPSSNMQCDLSGPNEVALYMSKLLYIFSEIDCRVKPLVCTIRKWAKNHRITREIPGQWITNFSLTLLIIFYLQRIEILPPIAVLTSAQNKSGWKVSSSLSLQSILRGFFQFYSNFDFSTQAISIWEGKTKIKLDVSPIYIQNPFNESLNVAKNINDIQLERLIHHFRDALNLLHYEECSILHLLKYDSNEQNSTTDDNTVQQNETAIEEIFDLTNSIEEKKVIKS
- the MTPAP gene encoding mitochondrial poly(A) polymerase isoform X1 — encoded protein: MALVYRANVNFCSLFNTFSSKNVSSVKRFTSQYKHKVGNNDHVKGSIYGDAFHRMITERQNQAMKSIIIKLNSFEAIDAARQCCASYGQVIKAFPYNTINDECFMLIEFDNYASILKLKNSMTSEVKSFQTIGMVSPIYRYYADKSEEQKSSATITYYKTFTIPKRTDIVKKLKEIKSIDGQMVALYHSLKFSEVDIRLRFFTAAELTYYVNRLFCNINVLPFGSSVNGFGQRGCDLDLVCSVSGTKNESAQKLHYLTNNICFDSKVKHQQFLEMVYTILNTCVPTISNAKRILNARVPILKFSIPSSNMQCDLSGPNEVALYMSKLLYIFSEIDCRVKPLVCTIRKWAKNHRITREIPGQWITNFSLTLLIIFYLQRIEILPPIAVLTSAQNKSGWKVSSSLSLQSILRGFFQFYSNFDFSTQAISIWEGKTKIKLDVSPIYIQNPFNESLNVAKNINDIQLERLIHHFRDALNLLHYEECSILHLLKYDSNEQNSTTDDNTVQQNETAIEEIFDLTNSIEEKKVIKS
- the MTPAP gene encoding mitochondrial poly(A) polymerase isoform X4, translated to MMRLKCCLFQCFMLIEFDNYASILKLKNSMTSEVKSFQTIGMVSPIYRYYADKSEEQKSSATITYYKTFTIPKRTDIVKKLKEIKSIDGQMVALYHSLKFSEVDIRLRFFTAAELTYYVNRLFCNINVLPFGSSVNGFGQRGCDLDLVCSVSGTKNESAQKLHYLTNNICFDSKVKHQQFLEMVYTILNTCVPTISNAKRILNARVPILKFSIPSSNMQCDLSGPNEVALYMSKLLYIFSEIDCRVKPLVCTIRKWAKNHRITREIPGQWITNFSLTLLIIFYLQRIEILPPIAVLTSAQNKSGWKVSSSLSLQSILRGFFQFYSNFDFSTQAISIWEGKTKIKLDVSPIYIQNPFNESLNVAKNINDIQLERLIHHFRDALNLLHYEECSILHLLKYDSNEQNSTTDDNTVQQNETAIEEIFDLTNSIEEKKVIKS